The Mesoplasma tabanidae sequence TATGAATATTAGTAAAGTAACTAATTTGAGTAATGCAATAAAGGATTTACAAAAAAATGGATTCTGAATATATTCAACGCATTTAAATTCAGAGTCTAGTGATATGAGAAAAGTTGATTTTGCTAATAAGACAGCTATTGTAATTGGAAATGAACATAAAGGTGTTAGTGATCTGATAATGAAAAATAGTGATATGAATGTGTTTATACCTTCAACTAATACAATAGATTCTTATAATGCAAATGTTGCTACTTCTTTAATTCTTTATCATGTTGCCAATTATATTGGAAAACTTAAATAATAAATGTATAATAAACATAGTTATTAGGAGGTCAACCTCCTTTTTAATTAGAGAAATCTTTGTTGAGGAGGGTTAATATGCATAAAACAAAATCTACAAGAAAAATAATTTTAGTATGCGAAGATTGTTTAAGTAGAAATTATTCGTTAAACAAAAGTAACTTAACTCAAAAGGAGCGTTTAGAAATTAAAAAATTTTGCTCAATGTGTAACAAACATACATTACATAAGGAAACAAGATAATGGCAAAGAAAAAACAAGATCAAGTAATCTTAGAAGAAAATATCCTTCAAGAAGAAAGTTTAAATAAAACAAAAAATAAAAAAATAAAAATTTCTAAGCAAACTAAAAAATCAATCAAAGTTAAAAAACAAAAAGAAAAGAAAAATTTTAAATTGGCGGTAAAAGAATTGCCAATTAAAATTGTTAAAGAAATAAATAAAATTAAATGATCTGGATGAGATAACCTTAAGAAAAAATACATAATTGTTTTATTATTTATGATATTTTTTGCAATATTATTTTTCTGTATCGGATTAGGTATTGAAGCATTATTTAGATTAATCAAAGTATATTAAAAAGGGGAAAATATGAATAAAGAAGAATTATTAAAGTTAGAAGCTGAGATTTTAGCTTCAAAGGGTCAATGATTTGTTGTTAACTCACAAACAGGACATGAAGAAAAAGTTTTAAATGACTTAAAAAATAAGATTAAAGCTGAAAAAATGGAAGATCAAGTTTTTGATATCAAAATTTCTAAAGGTCAAGTTTTAACTAAAACAGGAAAACAAAAGGAAAAAAATTTATTTCCGGGATATTTATTTATTAATATGATAATGTCTGAAGAGTCATGATTTGTTGTTCGTAATACTCCAGGAGTAACAGGATTTATTGGTTCATCAGGACGTGGAGCTAAACCATTTCCATTAACTGTTGATGAAGTTGTTGAAATGTTAGTTCCAAAAACAGAAGTTATGGTTGAAGAAGTTGAAGTAGCAAGTGAAAATGTAGCAGTTGCTAAAAAACCTTTATTTACAGCACCATTTGTAGTTGGTGATTTTGTGAGAGTTAAAGACGGAATTAACGCTGGTGAAGAAGGTGAGGTAAGTTCAATGGACTTTGAAAAAGGTGTTGCTGTTGTTCTTATCGAAATGTTTGGTAGATATACAAATCTTGAAATTTCTTTTGAAAATGTTGAACCAGTTAAAGAATACTAATAATTAATAAAATGACTTCAGTCATTTTTTTATTATTTTTTCTATGTTAAAATATTTAAAAGCAAAACTGATCTAATCTAACGTTAATCGCGATTAGTGAATATTAATTAAAATAATAAGGAGAAACTAAATGTCAAAAATTAAATTT is a genomic window containing:
- the rpmG gene encoding 50S ribosomal protein L33, giving the protein MHKTKSTRKIILVCEDCLSRNYSLNKSNLTQKERLEIKKFCSMCNKHTLHKETR
- the secE gene encoding preprotein translocase subunit SecE yields the protein MAKKKQDQVILEENILQEESLNKTKNKKIKISKQTKKSIKVKKQKEKKNFKLAVKELPIKIVKEINKIKWSGWDNLKKKYIIVLLFMIFFAILFFCIGLGIEALFRLIKVY
- the nusG gene encoding transcription termination/antitermination protein NusG, with the protein product MNKEELLKLEAEILASKGQWFVVNSQTGHEEKVLNDLKNKIKAEKMEDQVFDIKISKGQVLTKTGKQKEKNLFPGYLFINMIMSEESWFVVRNTPGVTGFIGSSGRGAKPFPLTVDEVVEMLVPKTEVMVEEVEVASENVAVAKKPLFTAPFVVGDFVRVKDGINAGEEGEVSSMDFEKGVAVVLIEMFGRYTNLEISFENVEPVKEY